A stretch of Desulfurivibrio alkaliphilus AHT 2 DNA encodes these proteins:
- the gdhA gene encoding NADP-specific glutamate dehydrogenase gives MEKVTEFMNKVIEKNPGESEFHQAVLEVVETLMPFIDKHPKYQEAKILERMVEPERVIIFRVPWVDDRGEVQVNRGIRIQMNSAIGPYKGGLRFHPSVNLSILKFLAFEQVFKNSLTTLPMGGGKGGSDFDPKGKSDQEVMRFCQSFMTELCKHIGAETDVPAGDIGVGAREIGFMYGQYRRITNEFTGVLTGKSRNWGGSLIRPEATGYGAVYFAEEMFKVRGTSLDGKTCVVSGSGNVAQYTIEKVNELGGKCVTLSDSGGFVHDPAGIDADKLAYVMELKNVKRGRISEYAEKYDCKYYSGERPWGIPCDAAFPSATQNEIDANDAETLVKNGCVCVSEGANMPSTSDAVRVFQKARIMYGPGKAANAGGVATSGLEMSQNSLKLSWTRDEVEGRLKQIMEGIHESCYKFGKEGDYVNYVKGANIAGFVKVADAMIEQGVI, from the coding sequence ATGGAAAAGGTCACCGAGTTCATGAACAAGGTCATCGAGAAGAACCCCGGGGAAAGCGAATTCCACCAGGCGGTACTGGAGGTCGTGGAAACCCTGATGCCCTTCATCGACAAGCACCCCAAGTACCAGGAAGCCAAGATCCTGGAGCGGATGGTGGAGCCCGAGCGGGTGATCATCTTCCGGGTACCCTGGGTTGATGACCGGGGCGAGGTCCAGGTCAACCGCGGCATCCGCATCCAGATGAACAGCGCCATCGGCCCTTACAAAGGCGGCCTGCGCTTCCACCCCAGCGTTAACCTGAGCATTTTGAAATTCCTGGCCTTTGAGCAGGTGTTCAAGAACAGCCTCACCACCCTGCCCATGGGCGGCGGCAAGGGCGGTTCGGACTTCGACCCCAAGGGCAAGAGCGACCAGGAAGTGATGCGCTTCTGCCAGAGCTTCATGACCGAGCTGTGCAAGCACATCGGGGCCGAAACCGACGTACCCGCCGGTGATATCGGCGTCGGCGCCCGCGAGATCGGCTTCATGTACGGCCAGTACCGGCGGATCACCAATGAATTCACCGGCGTGCTCACCGGCAAGAGCCGCAACTGGGGCGGCAGCCTGATCCGGCCCGAGGCCACCGGCTACGGCGCGGTTTACTTCGCCGAGGAGATGTTCAAGGTGCGGGGCACCTCCCTGGACGGCAAAACCTGCGTGGTTTCCGGCTCCGGCAACGTGGCCCAGTACACCATTGAAAAGGTCAACGAGCTGGGCGGCAAGTGCGTCACCCTCTCCGACTCCGGCGGTTTTGTCCATGACCCGGCAGGGATCGACGCCGACAAGCTGGCCTACGTCATGGAACTGAAGAACGTCAAGCGGGGCCGGATTTCCGAGTACGCGGAAAAATACGACTGCAAATACTACTCCGGCGAGCGCCCCTGGGGGATTCCCTGCGACGCCGCCTTCCCCAGCGCCACCCAGAACGAGATCGACGCCAACGACGCCGAAACCCTGGTCAAGAACGGCTGCGTCTGCGTTTCGGAAGGGGCCAACATGCCCTCCACCAGCGACGCGGTGCGGGTTTTCCAGAAGGCCAGGATCATGTACGGCCCCGGCAAGGCGGCCAACGCCGGCGGGGTGGCCACCAGCGGCCTGGAGATGAGCCAGAACAGCCTCAAGCTTTCCTGGACCCGGGACGAAGTGGAAGGCCGGCTCAAGCAGATCATGGAAGGCATCCACGAAT
- a CDS encoding type 1 glutamine amidotransferase encodes MNFLVLQHAPWEGPGQFLLAAARKLKIRLQVTRVWQEAIPDPLNFDALLILGGGANVDQEKQFPYLREEKEVIRRVVAADLPCLGICLGHQLLAEALGARVGPNFCSSVGFVEGYLTSHGRQHPAFAGMKSPLPLFKWHGYTVLEPLPGHLQVLMTSDHCQVEALSVAGRPHLLGLQSDNHAADPRDVGLWLEQDRQWLASLRDQRVDPSWVLAQSRRYRAAIAADFQRLLGNYLRMLV; translated from the coding sequence ATGAACTTTCTGGTTTTGCAGCATGCTCCCTGGGAGGGGCCGGGGCAATTTCTGCTGGCGGCGGCCCGCAAGCTGAAAATCAGGTTGCAGGTCACCAGGGTCTGGCAGGAGGCGATTCCCGATCCGTTGAACTTTGACGCCCTGCTGATTCTGGGGGGTGGCGCCAATGTCGACCAGGAGAAGCAGTTTCCCTACCTGCGGGAAGAAAAGGAAGTGATTCGCCGGGTGGTGGCTGCCGATCTGCCTTGTTTAGGAATTTGCCTGGGGCATCAGCTGCTGGCCGAGGCCCTGGGCGCCCGGGTGGGTCCCAATTTCTGCAGCAGCGTGGGGTTTGTCGAGGGCTACCTGACCAGTCACGGCCGGCAGCACCCCGCCTTTGCCGGGATGAAAAGCCCGCTGCCGCTCTTCAAGTGGCACGGTTACACGGTGCTGGAACCGTTGCCGGGTCATTTGCAGGTGTTGATGACCTCGGATCACTGCCAGGTGGAGGCGTTGTCGGTGGCCGGGCGGCCCCATCTGCTGGGGTTGCAGTCCGACAACCACGCCGCCGACCCCCGCGATGTCGGTCTATGGCTGGAGCAGGACCGTCAGTGGCTGGCCTCGCTCCGTGATCAGAGGGTTGACCCCTCCTGGGTGCTGGCCCAGAGTCGACGCTACCGGGCGGCAATCGCCGCCGATTTCCAGCGCCTGTTGGGTAATTATTTGCGTATGCTGGTGTAA
- a CDS encoding P-II family nitrogen regulator, producing MKKVEAIIKPFKLDEVKEAVTALGVHGMTVTEVKGFGRQKGHTEVYRGAEYVVDFVPKVKLEIVVASEMVEQVVETIIQAARNGKIGDGKIFVLPVESVCRIRTGEQDSAAI from the coding sequence ATGAAAAAGGTGGAAGCGATCATCAAGCCTTTCAAGCTGGATGAGGTCAAGGAGGCGGTCACGGCCTTGGGCGTTCATGGCATGACGGTCACCGAGGTCAAGGGTTTTGGCCGCCAGAAGGGGCACACCGAGGTCTACCGCGGGGCCGAGTATGTGGTGGACTTCGTCCCCAAGGTCAAGCTGGAAATCGTGGTGGCCAGCGAAATGGTCGAACAAGTGGTGGAGACCATCATCCAGGCTGCCCGCAACGGCAAGATCGGGGATGGCAAAATCTTTGTGCTGCCGGTGGAATCAGTCTGCCGGATCCGCACCGGCGAACAGGACAGCGCGGCGATTTGA
- a CDS encoding ammonium transporter, which translates to MKSKSIIAAAVCGLVATALPVAGWAGEQAVSGGDAIFTANNTWMLVATFLVFLMHLGFASLEAGMTRAKNTVNILYKNTAIIAIGILTYAVVGFNLMYPESFALGSWFGFAGFGVGTSPEDLKILEDGVGVYTYWTDFIFQAMFAATAATIVSGAVAERIKLPSFLVFTTLYVAFVYPWLGSWQWGGGWLDEMGFYDFAGSTLVHSVGGWAALAGVIVLGPRLGKYIDGKIRPIPGHNMPLATIGVFLLWLGWFGFNGGSVLSADPGLVSFVFVTTALAAAAGVVSAMFASWTVTKKPDLTMALNGALAGLVGITAGADVVSVGAAVIIGLVAGTLVVFSIMALDRLKLDDPVGAISVHLTCGIWGTLAVGIFAAEFSLMIQLLGVVAYGVVAFGAAMVLFYAIKSSIGLRVDEEEERLGLDITEHGMEAYAGFEMNTK; encoded by the coding sequence ATGAAAAGCAAATCAATCATCGCGGCCGCCGTCTGCGGCCTGGTTGCCACCGCCCTGCCGGTCGCCGGATGGGCCGGTGAGCAGGCGGTAAGCGGTGGGGATGCCATCTTTACCGCCAACAACACCTGGATGCTGGTGGCCACCTTTTTGGTCTTTTTGATGCACCTGGGCTTTGCCTCCCTTGAGGCGGGGATGACCCGGGCCAAGAACACCGTCAACATCCTTTATAAAAACACCGCCATTATCGCCATCGGCATCCTTACCTATGCCGTGGTGGGTTTCAACCTGATGTACCCGGAGAGCTTCGCTTTGGGCTCCTGGTTTGGTTTTGCCGGCTTCGGGGTGGGAACTTCCCCGGAAGATCTGAAAATTCTTGAAGACGGGGTGGGGGTCTATACCTACTGGACCGATTTCATCTTCCAGGCGATGTTTGCCGCCACCGCCGCCACCATTGTTTCCGGGGCGGTGGCCGAGCGGATCAAGCTGCCGAGTTTCCTGGTCTTTACCACCCTTTACGTGGCCTTTGTCTACCCCTGGCTGGGCAGTTGGCAGTGGGGCGGCGGCTGGCTGGATGAGATGGGCTTTTATGACTTTGCCGGTTCCACCCTGGTGCACTCGGTGGGCGGCTGGGCGGCCCTGGCCGGGGTAATTGTACTGGGCCCGCGCCTGGGTAAATATATCGATGGCAAGATCCGGCCCATTCCCGGCCACAATATGCCGCTGGCCACCATCGGGGTCTTTCTCCTCTGGCTGGGCTGGTTTGGCTTCAACGGTGGTTCGGTGCTCTCCGCCGACCCAGGTCTGGTCTCCTTTGTCTTTGTCACCACGGCCCTGGCCGCTGCCGCCGGGGTGGTCAGCGCCATGTTCGCCTCCTGGACGGTGACCAAAAAGCCCGATCTTACCATGGCTTTGAACGGCGCCCTGGCCGGCCTGGTGGGGATCACCGCCGGGGCCGACGTGGTGAGCGTGGGGGCGGCGGTAATCATCGGCCTGGTGGCCGGGACCCTGGTGGTCTTTTCGATCATGGCCCTGGACCGGTTAAAACTGGACGACCCGGTGGGCGCCATCTCGGTGCACCTTACCTGTGGCATCTGGGGCACCCTGGCAGTAGGCATCTTCGCCGCCGAGTTCTCGCTGATGATCCAGTTGCTGGGGGTAGTGGCCTACGGGGTAGTGGCCTTCGGCGCCGCCATGGTGCTCTTCTACGCCATCAAAAGCAGCATCGGGCTGCGGGTGGATGAGGAAGAAGAGCGGCTGGGGCTGGATATCACCGAGCACGGCATGGAGGCCTATGCCGGCTTTGAGATGAACACCAAGTAA